A DNA window from Hordeum vulgare subsp. vulgare chromosome 1H, MorexV3_pseudomolecules_assembly, whole genome shotgun sequence contains the following coding sequences:
- the LOC123408393 gene encoding nucleolar protein 12-like, protein MEKDELAPEIEEEEEGEIEYAKGDDIEMGDMDDMEDFEGFGDEDDDGDEDDMEEPVTKKPKRSDSDSSSTIGRKSRKVINEVNRLFSV, encoded by the exons ATGGAAAAAGATGAGTTGGCTCCTGAgatagaagaggaagaa GAAGGCGAGATAGAGTATGCTAAAGGTGATGATATCGAGATGGGTGACATGGATGATATGGAAGATTTTGaaggctttggtgatgaagatg atgatggagatgaagatgaTATGGAAGAGCCAGTAACAAAGAAACCCAAGCGATCAGACTCTGATTCAAGTTCAACGATTGGGCGGAAATCTAGGAAGGTTATCAACGAGGTAAATCGATTGTTCTCAGTATGA